From Erigeron canadensis isolate Cc75 chromosome 8, C_canadensis_v1, whole genome shotgun sequence, one genomic window encodes:
- the LOC122610045 gene encoding cold shock protein CS66-like: MAEYGGDKQYGRQTDEYGNPIKQTDEYGNPDHTTTGGTGHQGLGSKIGEATGLGTGGHHTTGHQGSGTETEYGHQSLGSKIGEATGLGTGGHQQTTGRQGSGTGTGYGSTGHQGSGTETEHGTTGHQGLGSKTGEATGLGFGGHHKTGHQGTDKEYGSTGHQGLGTGTEYGTTGHQGMGSKIGEATGLGTGHQGSGTETEYGNTGHQTLGEATGITTGGHHTTGRQESGEATGITSDGHYTTGHQGSDTGTGYGNTGRSYDTTGHQGQGTETEHKISTMEKIKEKLPGGHKTEPTTTTTTTDGGVYGETPHEKKGIIEKIKDKLPGHH, translated from the coding sequence atggcaGAATATGGAGGAGATAAGCAGTATGGTCGCCAGACCGACGAGTATGGCAATCCCATTAAGCAAACTGATGAGTATGGAAACCCAGATCACACCACCACCGGAGGAACCGGTCACCAGGGGTTGGGTAGTAAAATTGGTGAAGCCACTGGGTTAGGAACCGGTGGTCATCATACAACCGGTCATCAAGGGTCGGGTACTGAAACCGAATATGGTCACCAAAGTTTGGGTAGTAAAATAGGTGAAGCCACTGGGCTAGGAACTGGTGGTCATCAACAGACAACCGGTCGCCAGGGATCGGGCACTGGAACCGGGTATGGTTCCACCGGTCATCAGGGATCGGGTACTGAAACCGAGCATGGTACCACAGGTCACCAGGGTTTGGGTAGTAAGACTGGTGAAGCCACTGGGCTAGGATTCGGTGGTCATCATAAAACCGGTCACCAGGGGACCGATAAAGAATATGGTTCCACCGGTCATCAGGGGTTGGGCACCGGAACCGAGTATGGTACAACTGGTCACCAGGGTATGGGTAGTAAAATTGGTGAAGCGACTGGGTTAGGAACCGGTCACCAAGGGTCGGGTACTGAAACCGAGTATGGTAACACAGGCCACCAAACTTTGGGTGAAGCCACTGGGATAACAACCGGTGGGCATCATACAACCGGTCGCCAAGAGTCGGGTGAAGCCACTGGGATAACAAGCGATGGTCATTATACAACCGGTCACCAGGGGTCGGATACTGGAACCGGGTATGGCAACACAGGCCGAAGTTATGATACCACGGGTCATCAAGGCCAAGGTACTGAAACCGAGCATAAAATTAGTACGATGGAGAAGATTAAAGAGAAGCTTCCTGGTGGTCATAAAACCGAGCCGACGACGACCACAACAACTACCGATGGTGGTGTTTATGGGGAAACGCCGCATGAAAAGAAAGGGATAATTGAGAAGATCAAAGACAAGTTGCCAGGACATCATTga